A genomic stretch from Gorilla gorilla gorilla isolate KB3781 chromosome 20, NHGRI_mGorGor1-v2.1_pri, whole genome shotgun sequence includes:
- the LOC129528509 gene encoding LYR motif-containing protein 2-like encodes MAASRLPPATLMLKQFIRRQQVLLLYGRIFQTIHQVPNDSDRKYLKDWAREEFKRNKSATEEDTIRMMITQGNMQLKELEKTLALAKS; translated from the coding sequence ATGGCCGCTTCCCGCTTACCCCCAGCAACACTAATGTTAAAGCAGTTCATCAGAAGGCAACAAGTTCTTCTCCTCTACGGAAGGATTTTCCAAACAATTCACCAAGTTCCAAATGATTCTGATCGCAAATACCTGAAGGATTGGGCAAGGGAAgaattcaaaagaaacaaaagtgcCACCGAAGAGGATACAATTCGGATGATGATTACTCAAGGCAATATGCAGCTCAAGGAGTTAGAAAAAACACTTGCTTTAGCAAAATCTTAA